A DNA window from Syngnathus typhle isolate RoL2023-S1 ecotype Sweden linkage group LG2, RoL_Styp_1.0, whole genome shotgun sequence contains the following coding sequences:
- the LOC133143019 gene encoding plakophilin-1: protein MLAEPLRSAMTVGKVDDTSLAVPSDARLHTGAHRVLDQVQTIKRSKSKHGKNGAPTSPTLPPLSPLDEFGTFQFLPSKANGTFGRSLSTKTTAFNKAQYALKSRSLSTKSLGARHHSTSGGWEQQVNAANWPQSPAGMKPSRSDPALAPANNRRVKGQSTQVKRLSTYSTSNGFHTGMGQQRYLEAPPDQSHGIKTSKIEQKSGLNGSSDLTIKEAVEFLSHPEENFQQCGATIIQQTTFKDDRAKQEVLQLGGIPTLVSLLRSPNPAVSLAAAGALRNLVFKDHKNKQQVQKCGGIAKALQLLKETECSETQKQITGLLWNLSSADELKGELIATALPALTENVVVPFTRWSDDSASNNIHPEVFYNTTGCLRNLSCAKLRERTAMRDCRGLIDSLMCYLQSCVADSNPDDKSVENCACILHNLTYQLESESPKCFADFIPSTESQSGRKSPTVGCFSPKSGKVQKEFSFENVRGMLDDVQPKGAKWLCHPKAMQTYLSLLSSSKKDATLEACCGALQNLTASKHLGSGAMSQILVGKLGALMHIVPLLRSPKPSLQKAAVSLLGNIGRTGVLQTTMAKQVLPELTGLLSAGPQELGNNDESLATVCNTVRNLMMVDTEVNKKFIDADLVSSVAELSRNGSLPKASKAASVLLYHFWNDKNLQNILKKLGMSKSLFINDNTTAAYRSVQIIE from the exons ATGCTTGCGGAGCCGCTGCGTTCGGCCATGACGGTCGGGAAAGTGGATGACACCTCGCTGGCGGTGCCGTCTGACGCCAGGCTGCACACGGGAGCGCACCGGGTGCTGGATCAAGTGCAGACCATCAAGAGGAGCAAGTCCAAACACGGAAAGAACGGCGCTCCTACAA GCCCTACTTTGCCACCATTGTCACCACTGGACGAGTTTGGAACCTTCCAGTTTTTGCCCAGCAAAGCCAATGGCACTTTCGGTCGTAGTCTCTCCACCAAGACGACAGCGTTCAACAAAGCG CAATATGCCCTTAAGAGTCGAAGTCTGTCCACAAAAAGCTTGGGAGCAAGACACCACAGCACGTCTGGCGGATGGGAACAACAAGTCAATGCTGCCAACTGGCCTCAAAGTCCCGCCGGGATGAAACCCAGCCGCAGCGATCCCGCCTTGGCTCCTGCAAACAACAGG CGAGTCAAAGGGCAGAGCACCCAAGTGAAGAGACTCAGCACTTACTCCACCAGCAACGGCTTCCACACGGGTATGGGCCAACAACGATATTTGGAAGCGCCTCCCGATCAGTCGCACGGCATCAAAACGTCCAAGATTGAACAGAAATCAGG CCTCAATGGTTCGTCGGATTTGACCATCAAGGAAGCTGTGGAGTTCTTGTCTCACCCCGAGGAGAATTTCCAGCAGTGCGGCGCCACCATCATTCAGCAAACCACTTTTAAAGACGATCGTGCCAAACAAGAG GTTCTCCAGCTTGGGGGGATCCCCACTCTGGTGTCTCTGCTGCGCAGCCCAAATCCTGCTGTGAGCCTGGCCGCCGCCGGGGCCTTGAGGAACCTGGTCTTCAAGGACCACAAGAATAAGCAGCAGGTTCAAAAATGCGGCGGTATCGCCAAAGCCCTGCAGTTACTCAAGGAGACGGAATGTAGCGAGACGCAGAAGCAGATCACAG GCCTGCTTTGGAACTTGTCTTCTGCCGACGAGCTGAAGGGGGAACTCATAGCCACGGCGCTGCCCGCCTTGACCGAGAACGTGGTGGTGCCGTTCACACGCTGGTCGGACGACAGCGCCTCCAACAACATCCACCCTGAAGTTTTCTACAATACCACGGGGTGCCTGCG cAACCTGAGCTGCGCTAAGCTGCGGGAGAGGACGGCCATGAGAGACTGCCGCGGACTTATCGATTCGCTCATGTGCTACCTTCAGTCCTGTGTGGCTGACAGCAACCCTGACGACAAG TCTGTGGAGAACTGTGCATGCATCCTCCATAATTTGACCTACCAGCTGGAAAGCGAGTCCCCCAAGTGCTTTGCGGACTTCATCCCTTCAACGGAGAGCCAATCCGGCAGGAAAAGCCCGACGGTCGGATGCTTCAGCCCAAAGAGCGGCAAGGTTCAAAAGGAG TTTTCGTTCGAAAACGTTCGAGGAATGCTGGATGACGTTCAGCCGAAAGGTGCCAAGTGGTTGTGCCATCCCAAAGCTATGCAGACCTACTTGTCTCTGCTCAGCTCGTCAAAGAAAGACGCCACCTTGGAGGCCTGCTGTGGTGCGCTGCAGAACTTGACTGCCAGCAAACATCTT GGGTCAGGTGCCATGAGTCAGATCCTGGTCGGGAAGTTGGGGGCTCTGATGCATATTGTCCCTCTGTTGAGGTCACCTAAACCCAGCCTGCAGAAGGCCGCTGTGTCCCTGCTGGGGAACATAGGTCGAACCGGCGTCTTGCAGACCACCATGG CAAAGCAGGTTTTGCCGGAGCTCACCGGGCTTCTCTCTGCTGGCCCCCAAGAGCTGGGCAACAATGACGAAAGCTTGGCGACGGTTTGCAACACTGTCCGTAATCTGATGATGGTGGACACGGAGGTCAACAAGAAGTTTATCGACGCTGATTTGGTGTCATCGGTGGCCGAGCTCAGTAGGAATGG gtcTTTACCCAAAGCCAGCAAAGCAGCCTCTGTGCTCCTCTATCACTTTTGGAATGACAAGAACttacaaaacattttgaaaaag